Proteins encoded within one genomic window of Kibdelosporangium phytohabitans:
- a CDS encoding amidase, with amino-acid sequence MDPNFQTAEALTACLRSGELTSVDLTDAAIARIERDDKAINAICVPDFDRARAAARDADEARARGEDRPLLGIPVTVKESYDVAGLPTTWGVPEHRDYVPAEDALQVSRLRDAGAVILGKTNVPVGLQDIQSRNDIYGTTNNPWDHSRTPGGSSGGSSAALAAGFGALSIGSDIGGSLRTPAHFCGIYAHKPTLGLLPSRGMVAPPAPALPVDLDLAVVGPMARSARDLMLLFDVMAGPDPLTHGMAHTLALPPARRERLGDFRVLILDDHPYIPTGAAVRAGVNRVADALAGSGARVERHSSLLPDLTEAAILYAQLWFSGVTGRFPAERYEQLVQHVAGLSEDDQSLDAVRMRGGAFSHRDWVQANDRREAHRHGWRQFFAEFDVVVCPITPTPAFPHELNPSLGERLIDIDGVSHPFIDQFVWAGLATMPGLPATAVPAGRSAEGLPVGVQLVGPMFEDRTPLRLAELLEREIGGFQAPE; translated from the coding sequence GTGGATCCGAACTTCCAGACAGCCGAAGCACTCACGGCCTGCTTGCGCTCCGGTGAACTGACCTCAGTGGACCTGACCGACGCGGCGATCGCCCGGATCGAACGAGACGACAAGGCGATCAACGCGATCTGCGTACCGGATTTCGACCGGGCGCGTGCCGCCGCACGCGACGCCGACGAGGCTCGCGCCCGTGGCGAGGATCGCCCGTTGCTCGGCATCCCGGTGACAGTCAAGGAGTCCTACGACGTGGCCGGGCTGCCGACGACATGGGGCGTGCCGGAACACCGGGACTATGTGCCTGCAGAAGACGCTCTGCAAGTGTCACGGCTGAGGGACGCGGGCGCGGTGATACTCGGCAAGACCAACGTGCCGGTGGGGCTGCAGGACATCCAGAGCCGCAACGACATCTACGGCACCACCAACAACCCGTGGGATCACAGCCGGACGCCGGGTGGTTCGTCAGGCGGGTCGTCGGCGGCGTTGGCGGCCGGGTTCGGCGCGCTGTCCATCGGCTCCGACATCGGCGGTTCGTTGCGTACCCCCGCGCACTTCTGCGGTATATACGCACACAAGCCCACGCTCGGGCTGCTGCCCAGTCGCGGCATGGTCGCGCCGCCCGCGCCGGCACTGCCCGTCGACCTGGACCTCGCCGTCGTCGGCCCGATGGCGCGCTCCGCCCGTGACCTCATGCTGCTGTTCGACGTGATGGCCGGACCGGACCCGTTGACACACGGCATGGCGCACACCCTGGCGCTGCCACCCGCACGCCGTGAACGACTGGGCGACTTCCGGGTCTTGATCCTCGACGATCACCCGTACATCCCGACCGGGGCTGCTGTGCGGGCGGGCGTGAACCGGGTGGCTGACGCACTGGCCGGGAGCGGCGCCCGCGTCGAACGGCACAGCTCGCTGCTGCCCGACCTGACCGAAGCCGCGATCCTCTACGCGCAGCTGTGGTTCTCGGGCGTCACCGGACGTTTCCCCGCCGAGAGGTACGAACAGCTGGTGCAGCACGTGGCAGGGCTGAGCGAGGACGACCAGAGTCTCGACGCGGTACGGATGCGCGGCGGGGCGTTCAGCCACCGGGACTGGGTCCAGGCGAACGACCGGCGCGAGGCGCACCGTCACGGCTGGCGGCAGTTCTTCGCCGAATTCGACGTCGTGGTCTGCCCGATCACGCCCACTCCCGCCTTCCCGCACGAGCTCAACCCCAGTCTCGGGGAACGGCTGATCGACATCGACGGCGTCAGCCACCCGTTCATCGACCAGTTCGTCTGGGCCGGGCTGGCCACCATGCCCGGCCTGCCCGCCACCGCCGTACCGGCGGGCCGGTCCGCCGAGGGACTGCCGGTGGGCGTGCAGCTCGTCGGCCCGATGTTCGAGGACCGCACCCCGCTGCGGCTGGCCGAGCTGCTCGAACGGGAGATCGGGGGCTTCCAGGCACCCGAGTGA